The window ACTTTATTTACAGGTCTGTGGGAATACCACGCTAGAACAAGTCAAAAGTAATGCGAATGTTCCGACGGTTGCGAATATTTTTGCATTGACTGGTAGTGTCTTAGATTTACTTTTGTATGCAACAACACCGAAGACAGGTGATGCTGATTTGCAGCGTGGTGCTTTACTCGGAGCTAATTTAATTGGATTGTTTCCTGAACCGAATAATGAAGCCCATGCTCGTATGGCGTTACGACCAATGTTTGGTTTAATGGCAGAATGTTTATACCCTGAAAATGGGAAAATTAAAGAAGCTGATATTAAGCGTTTAGGCTTACATCTCAATGCAATGGTTGCTGGGGATTTAGAAGTATTTTTAAAAGAAACCCAAGCAAAGTTAAGTGTACTACTGACCCAAGCTGCAACTTTGGGTGCAAGTATTTTACAGAGTATGGCAACCTCGGCTGCAGAAATTAATGCTGGTGTTGTAGCTCCAACAGGTGCCTCGGCAGAGAAACGGGACCCCAAGCTTAAATTTAGCAATTGGGCCGTGCCATTAATTGATCTGATCGGAACACCGAGCCAAGCAAACCTGACACCGAAGATTGAGCCGAATATGCAAAGTCGTTTGCAGCAAGAAGCAACTCAAGCGATTAAAAGTTTAAGCCAAATGCTGCAACAGCAATCGAATGCTAGCCAAAAATATACTTTGGCATGGTTAATACAAGAAACTTTGAAAGCGATAAAAGCGTTAGAAAATAAAGGTAGCGCTAGTGTGCCGATGAATCAAACAGGGGAGTATGAACGGCATACCAAAGGAGATACTTTAGAGTTCGTGAGTTTACAAGCCGATGCTTTAAATGCTCCGCCATGTGAGGGCAAAGGGTCAGATACAGGGCAAAGTATTAGCTATTCAATTGGTGCTGAACGAGTGCAGCATGCAGATTTCTATTTGCCGAAAGTTGGTTTTTCCTTTATCCGTCGATATAACTCACAAATGAATGAGTTTGATCACAGCATGATTGGCGCACGTTGGATGATGCCATTTTCCAACATGATTCAACCGAATGCTCAAGGCTATTTATTTATAGACAGTAAAGGGCGGAAACATCAATTCCCTGCTTCAATCCCATTTGAAGCTTATGAAGTACCATTTGAAGGAATAACCGTACAACCACTCGAAGATGGTGATTTAATACTAAACTTCGGTGGAGAATGGTCTTTTCAATTTCATCAATTTTCGGCTGGTCAGCCTTATCAATTGATTCAACAATTTAATGAAAATACACAAGAAAAAGTTGTTTTAAGCTACCTTGTTTTCGATGAAATTGCCTATTTGCAAAGCGTTGATTTTCAATTAAAACATGCTCAACACCAATTAAAATTTGCTTTTAATGAGCAAGTTAAAATCATTGCGGTATTTTTTGATGAACAGGTTGAGCCTTTAGCGCGTTATCAATATGATATCCAAGGCAATTTAATTGAAGCCATTGATCAAAATGGTCATGTCCGAAACTATGAGTACAACCATTTCCATCAACTCACACGCTATACCGATCGCACAGGACGTGGGCAAAATATTCGCTATGAATCAACCGACGCCCAAGCCAAAGCGATTGAAGAATGGGCAGATGATGGTAGTTACCATACCAAACTCAAATGGCATCCTCGCTTACGCCAAGTCGCTGTTTATGACGCCTACAATGTCCCGACCTATTACTATTTTGATCTGAATGGATTTACCTATCGTACACGTTTAGCAGATGGGCGTGAATCGTGGTACAGCCGTGATAGTCAAAAACGTATTACTCGTCAAATTGATTTTGAAGGACGTGAGACACAACAAGAATACAATGATCAAGATCAACTCATCAAAATCGTACAGCCAAACGGCGGGGTAATACGTTTTGCCTACGATGAGCAAGGCAATTTGGTCGAAACAAAAGACCCAGAAGGTAATATCTGGAAACGAGAATATGATGCCAAGGGTAATGTCGGTAAAGAAATAAATCCTTTGGGACATATCACCCAATATAAATACAATAATGACAATCAATTGATCGAAGTGATTGATGCTAAAGGCGGCAGCAAAAAAATTCAATACAATGAATTAGGACAAATGACCTCCTATACTGATTGCTCAGGCAAAAGCAGTACGTGGGAATACGATGAAGAAGGTTCACTGACAGCTGAACAAACTGCAAATAATAAGGTCGTGCAGTACCTTTACAGCACTCAAGGTCGAGACAAAGGACAACTCCAAAGTATTGTTTACCCTGATGGATTAAAAGAACATTTTGAACATGATGAAGAAGGGCGTTTACTTAAACATAAAGATAGTAAAGGCTTAGTGACCGAGTATCATTACAATAAACTCGGCTTGTTAACACAGCGAATTGATGCTAATCAACATCGCATTGGTTATCAATGGGATAAACAAGGACGCATCAAAAAACTAATCAACCAAAACCAAGCAGAATATTTGTTTGATTACAATCAATATGGATATTTGATACGTGAACAAGCCTTTGATGGAGAAGAAAAACACTACAGCTATCATGATGAGAGTGGCAGGTTATCTGAAATCCGACAGCCTAATATCCTGACCCAATTTGATTATTACGCAGATGGACAAATCGCATCGAAAAGCTTTACCCATTTAAATACGGGAAAGAAACAAACAGAACAATTTGATTACAACCTGAACAGTCAACTGAGCCGAGCCAGTAATGAGGTTAGCCAAATTGATTTTTATCGCAATGCACTTGGGCAATTGGTGAGAGAGCATCAGCACTACAAAATCGCAGGGCTTCGTCCACTTACTGCGGTGTTACGTTATGAATATGACGAACTTGGTAATCTAGTTAAAACAATCCGTCCAGATGGACAGGAACAAGCCAATTTGAGTTATGGCTCAGGACATTTATATGCCATTGCCTTAAATAAACAAGACGTAGTTTCATTCCAACGAGATGACTTACATCGAGAAACAACACGCCTATTGGCAAATGGACTCATCCAGACTAAACACTATAATGACGTTGGTTTACTCAGTTCACAACTGATTCAACCTGAACAAGAAACGCAAGACTACTTACAGTACCAAGCGCATAGACATTACCATTACGACCAAAACTACCTACTTAATCAAGTTGAAGATAGTCGCTTGGGTATGCTCAACTATCAATACGATCCAATCGGACGTTTAATCACAACGCAAAGCGCACATAAAACAGAGAGTTTTAGCTTTGATCCTGCGGGTAATTTGATCGACCCTGTATCCGCATCTGGTACGGCACAAATTAAAAACAATCTGGTCAGAAGCTATCAAGGAAAACATTATCACTACGATGCACAAGGCAATGTCATAGAGGCTAAACAAGCAGGTAAAACCCTCAAACTGACATGGGACAACCAAAATCGATTGATTCGCAGTGATCACAATGGTCAAGTCACGGACTACGGTTATGACGTATTTGGACGCAGACTTTATAAGAAAACGGTAGATGCGCTGACCTTGTTTGGTTGGGATGGTGATCTGATGATTTGGGAATCCCGCAAATCAGAGCAAGACAGTTTTACCAAGCACTATCTGTATGAACCGAATAGCTTCGTTCCATTGTTACAAGCAGGATATAAAGGTTTTATTCAACTGATCGAAACACCAGACTATACTGAATATCAAAACAAACCTTATTCGGTTTATAAAGATCCTGTATGGCGCAATGATACCCGTAAAAATCGAGTGGATTTAGAGCAGATCACTTTCTACCATTGTGATCAAGTCGGTACGCCACAGACTATGACCAATGCAAGAGGTGAGTGTGTTTGGGAAATTACCCAAGATACTTGGGGCAGCACACTCGACATCAAAACAGTAAATCCAGACAATCCGTTTGAGCAGAGTAACATCAGATTCCAAGGTCAATATTACGATCAAGAAACAGGATTGCACTATAACCGTTATCGTTATTATGAACCACATAGTGCAAGATATATGAGTAAAGACCCGATTGGGTTAAATGGAGGAATGAACACTTCTGCTTATGTAAGTGATCCAACTCAGTGGGTTGATCCGATGGGGTTGATGTCGGAGAAAAATATTAAAAAAGATCCTTTTAGATTGCCCGATGATGCGCCATTGTGGTTAAAGCTTGAAAATAAGGATATACAGCAACGGAGAGAGAATCGTAGGGAAGATTTTAGAAAGATAGCCTTACGAGAGGAAGCTGCTGCACAGGCAGCCGCAGACAAAGCAAAACAACAGAAGTTTGCGGATGAGGCTAGGGCAAAAAATGCGGAAGAATTTTATAAAAAAACAGTTTGTGAAAGAACGCCTGCTTCTAGACAACCAGGAGGGCTGAGATCAAAGGCTATATTGGGGGAGAATGCATATAAAGGATATACTTGTTCACCAAGTGCTGATTATTTGGCTTGTAGTGGAGGTTTATTGGGACATAACGTAACCGTTGTAAAGAACTTATGGGCAAAAGAAAATGAAGGTTGGTATGTTGCCGGATCTAAAGGTGCATTAATTACTCAATCAGTGCCGAAAAGCGCTAAAGATTTAGTGGGTGCGAGTTGCGTAAGTGGAGTAATTAAGAATTTAGATAAAGCTACAGTTGATGAATATGGTATGCGCGATTTAACACATGAATTTATTAATGGTGCATCAGCATCAGCTGGATTTGTTGTTGGCCCTGGAATTGGTTTGGGAGCAAATTATGTTGTACCAATGGTTTCAAAAAATAGTCCTGTTTATAAGGCAAGAGCTGTTGAACTCGTAGTTGGTACAGTTGGTGTTAGTGCAGACGTTGGTGTTACAAAGATGATGTCTGATAAATAGATTTAAGAGATAAGTTATGAAAAAAACCATTTTTATATTCTCATTGCTTCTGGTTGGGTGTGGGAATAATAATGTACAAAAACCTTACTTAGATCATGTAAATCAAAAGTTTGTAGATGAAGCTCATATACTCTTTAATGGTAAAACTAGAGATTTGAGAGGGTATTCCTCTTATACTGCTAATAGGGTTTCTTATAAAATTGAGTCGAAGGATTTTAATATTAATATTTTTTTTGAAAACAAAAAAAAAGCATTGGATAAAATAGGTTGGAAGTATTATTTAAAATACAATCAAAGTTATATATTTTGTGATGGTGAAAGACAAATGGAGATTATAAAACCTAGGATTTTGGCGGGTAATAAAGATCTGGTTGAGGGGTCGAATGCAATGCAATTAAATAATGACTGGCATATAATTTTTTATAAACCGAATAACACAACTTCATATAAATGCTATAATTATAAAGAGTAAGTTGATATAAATGCTAAAAAAATATTAATGGGTTCAGCTATAAGCATTTTTGTAAGTAGCTTAATTGCTTGTACAAATTTGAATAAACAGGACAAGTTCCCTAGGCTTGAGGAAGAGTGTAAATTAGCAGGAAGTAGCAGTAAGCAGTGTGAAATTTTTAATTTAAAAGACCTATCTTTAGATGAAAAAGAGAATCTAATGGGATGGGTCTATCTAAATGGGTTAGATAATATCAAGCCTAATTATGATAAAGCATACTATTGGTTTGAAAAGGCTGCAAAAGCTAATAACCATGAAGCTATAAACTCATTAGGTATGATTTATTTTGCTGGGTTAGGAAAAGATAAGGATTTTCAAAAGGCTGAAGAATATTTTTGAGAAGCAAATAAGTTTGATATGAAAAAGCAGCTAAACATGGACATTTGAACGCAATTAATAATTTAAATATTCTTAGAAATAAATAAATGGCGAGGCTTCATTATGTGATTTTTTATCATAATGAAGCTTTAGTTTATAGGTTTCTATAGAAAGATACTGTTTAATAGGCTTTTAAATAAGTTTTTTGGAGGTGTGTGAACGATTTTTTACTAAGATAAAGGAAAGGTTGAAAGAGAAGATGAATGTTAAATAAAATTAAAAAAATCTTGTTTATATTTGGAGCATTGTTCTTTATAGGATGCTCTTCGATTGAAAGAGAATCCTGCGTTGATATTTTTAATAATAGGGTTGTTGTTCTAACGCGGGATATTCAAGTTTTTAATTCAATTACCCTTATTGATAAGAATATTTTCTGTGGTAATCAGCCTTCTAGTAATTTTTATGATAATTTAGATACGTTTCTGTCAGGAATAAATAATAATCAGAAAAAGGACTTTTATGCCACTTTATTATTTTCTGAGTTTCATAGGAACTATAATGGTGGGGAGTTTGTTGATTTCTTGTTAAGAAATAAGATTGATATTTTTGACCAATACATTGAAATTATAAATGATCAAGAGCTGTTATCGAAAATGAAATATACAGATGAAGAATTACAGAATCTTAAAGTAATAGGGAATGCATTAATAGAATAGATTAACTCAATAAATTACAATATATCTAACGACTTCATAAGGGAAAAAACATTGTCTTTGAATACACCTTACATCGCTGGTTTTTGGCGTAGATTGTTTGCTTTCATCCTAGATGCGTTACTTATCAGCATGTTTTGTGGGCTGATTGTTAGTATTTTCTCGAATTTCCTACATCAGCACCCAAATATTTCTATTCTGGCAGGGTATATATATGTCATTTTATATTTCGGTTTATTAAATAGTCATTTAAACGCTGGAAAAACTGTTGCGAAACAGCTTTTAAAAATTGAAGTCATTAGTTTGGATGGTAAACACCTTTCAGTTCCCTCATCTATGGTGCGTGCAGCAGTTTTATTTGCACCTATGTGTTTAATGTCTTTAAGTGCATATTTCTCGAATGCTATCTTTTCTTGGGGTATTGGTCTCTTATTAATCTGTTTACAAGCTCTAATTGTATATTTCTATATTTTTAACCGAAAAAATCGCCGTTCAGTCCATGATTTTATATCAAAATCGATAGTCATTAATGCTCAGCAAAATCATAATGATCCACAAATACCAAGCATGTGGGCAAAACATAAAATCTTTGCAGCCTTAACGGTACTTGTTTGTTTAGTGAGTGGAATATCTTCGGCAGTCTCTCAAGAGCAGAATAATGAGATGACGAATATGCAACTTAAAGAGATGCAACCAGAAATTCTTCATATTAAACAAATTTCTGATACGAATTTTAATTTTTTCGACATTCAAATAAATCGCCCTAAAAAGCTCAATAATCCTTTTTTTGCACAACAATTTGTAGAAAACTTACAAAGGATCAATCCTGTATTGATCGATGAGAGAAATGAGATTTTCTTAATTTTAAGAACTCAACTTCAATTTGGTCTAGTTTCAACGGGGCAATATAGTACTTACACCGTTGAGCAGACCAGAACTGGACTAAAAGTTGTAGAGCAAGCGAGTTCGGAGTTTAATCAAATATCCTTTCTATCGATCAATTTCTAATATTTTTCCTCGGCAATTCAAAAACAATTGATTCTGATGCCATGCCAGTTGCCCTGAAACAATGGTCGTATCAACTTCATAACGAAAGGTTTTTTCTTGGAATGGACTCCAACCACAATGCATATAATTTTTTTGATCTTTGACTGCAATTCTATACGTATTTTCTTTGAGTATGACGAGATCGGCCCAATAGCCCTCACGAATATAACCACGATCTTTGATCTTAAATAAATCGGCAACTTGATGAGATGTCTTACGCACCATCATTTCGATACTGAGTTTTCCATCTGCAATCAGTTCCATCAATGCAGGCACAGCATGTTGTACCAGTGGCAGACCTGAAGGCGCATTCATATAGGATTGTTGTTTTTCATCCCAAGTATGTGGTGCATGGTCGGTTCCAATAATATCCAAACGATTACTGTTTGAAATCGCATGGATCAAAGCTTCTCTATCTTGTTGAGTTTTGATGGCGGGATTACATTTTATTAAATGCCCAAGAGTAGCATAGTCAGAATCATCAAAACTAAGATGATGGATACAGACTTCAGCTGAAATATGTTTTCGATTTAAAGGCAGATCTTTAAATAAACATAATTCTCTGGCTGTGGTCAGATGTAAAACATGCAGTTGAGTACCGTATTTCTCAGCTAAGGAAACAGCAAGTCGAGAACTTTCAAAGCAAGCCTGTTTATCTCGAATTTTAGGGTGCATTGCTGCTGGAATATTTTCACCATATTTTTCCAAATATAGTTTTTCCTGTTCTTTAATCCGAGGCGTATATTCACAATGGGTCAATAAGATAGTCGGTACATTGGCAAATAAACGCTCTAAAATTTTAGGATCATCGACCAACATATTGCCTGTTGATGCACCCATAAAGACTTTGACACCACTGACTAATTTAGGATCAAGTTGTTCAATAATATCTAAGTTTTCAGAACTCACGCCAAAATGAAATGCGTAATTTGCCATGCTATGTTGCGCTGCGATCTGCTTTTTTTGTGCCAGTGTCTCTAAGTTCAATGTCGCAGGATTGGTATTGGGCATATCCATGTAACTAGTAATACCACCAATGGTTGCAGCCATAGATTCAGAGGCAATATTGCCTTTTTGTGGTGAACCTGGATCTCTGAAATGCACTTGATCATCAATCATGCCTGGGATTAACCAAGCACCATTGGCATCTATGGTTTTCGCATTGAAAACGCCCGTGATATTGCTAGCGATTTTCTCGATTCGTCCATCTTGAATCAGTACATCGGCAATAAACTGTGTATCTTCATTGACTAGGTTGGCATTGCGAATAATGATCTTGGGAAATTGTCTAAAATTCATTGTGTAATGCCTTATATCCTTTGACTAACTCGATATTGGTGCTTACCACACTTTCAGAAAATTCACTGATCGCAACATCAACAGGCGGATATTGGCTTAAATCCGTTTTAGGATGGATATAGCTCATGGCAGGAACATAAAAGTGACTCGGTAAATCACGACCGTCGACCACTGCATTGTGTCGGATCGCACTATGATCACCGACTTTACAGTTAAACAAGACACTGTTAAAACCAACAAAAACATGGCGGCCAATTTCACAAGGACCATGAATAATCGAACGATGTGCAATCGATGAGTTTTCACCAATTGTCACCGCAGCGCCTGCTTTTGAATGAATCACCACACCATCTTGGATATTGGAGTTTGCACCGATAATGATTGGTTCCATTTCGCCATGTTCATCAGTTTCATCAGCACGAATTACGGCATAAGGACCAATAAATACATTGGCATGTACGATGACTTTGCCGCAGATAATCGCGGTTTGATCGACATAAGCAGATTGATCGATAACAGGCAAATGGCCAGATGGATTTTTACGTAGCATAGAATTACCGCTTAAAATAAGTTAAATCACAGGTTGAGTTAAAATCGTCACTTGATCTGTATTTAGACCAAGATAAAAACAAGTCGGGCGTAGGGTATGGCAGGCTGGACCATTCTGATTGACGAAAAACAATAGGCAGTCGCCATCACAATCGAGTCTGGCATCCGTCAAATATTGACGATGTCCTGAACTCTCACCTTTACGCCATAAACACTTTCGTGAGCGCGACCAATAACACACTTGTTTGGTCTGCAAGGTTTCGATTAAGGCGTCTCGATTAACCCAAGCCATCATCAATACATCTTTACTTGTTTGATCTTGAGTGATCGCTGGAACTAGACCATCTTGGTTCCATTTGATCTGTTCAAATACAGCTTCAAAATCAAATTTCTGCCCTAAAAACCCATGTTCCATCTGTTCGAAAATAGAATGCTTTACCATTGCCATGAACCTTGAGCCACAGCATCATGCGCATGCAGGCTTTCTGCATGAATGACTTTGAAATTAAAGCCTCTAATACTTTTATGATTTAAAAATGTGCCATATAGCCGTCGTAAGGCATCTTCACAAAACATCAGGTTTTGACCATTGGCAATTGCAAACGCTTGTTCATCAATACGTTTAACGGCAGTCTGAACAGGTGTCATGAGAGCTTGTTCAGCCTGATTGATAAATAAAATCAGTGGGATATGTTGGATATTTTGATCAAGTCTGAAATTAAGAATCGCAAAGCTTCTTTGACTATGTGGTGTTGCAGCAATCGCATCTGTACTGCTTAGCCAATCTAAAATTTCCTGCTGATCTAAACGAATGTCTTGATTGTTTAACGCCGATTCAAAACGTTGTTGAATAATGTTTCTTGCAAGAGCAGCCGAGCATGGGCAGGTTGATGAATAGGGAATCTCAACTTTTAGTTCTGCTAAAAACTGCCCATCTAAAAGTTGGCATGACAAAACAAAAGGATAACTTTTCCAACCTGAAAGCTTGCTGATCAATGCAGGTCGTTCGATATACAGTTCGCTATGAATTTCAATTTTTGCATGTTTGGATAGATCACGATGACTTTCTAAAAAGTCTTGTAATAATGACTGCAGATCGATCAAGTTCAAATTTTTAATCGAACTCAGTTCTAATAGTCGCGTATACAAGCGTGACATATGAATCCCTTTGGCTAAGGGATCGTCCAAACTGACATAAGCATTGATTTGACTTTGACATAGCGTATTTTCGATACGAACGGGTAATGCAATTTTTTCCATGCCAACCCAATCTAGGCAATGGCTATAAGCTTTGGGTAAAGTCGATTCAGCTGAAATATCTGGAAGAGCGAGATTCATTTGTCTAATGGCTTACGTTGTAATGTTTGTTGTAATGTTATAACATAACAGTAAGCATCGACAAGCGCGTTGCGAAGTAAATTCGATTTAAGTGATGCTGGCGAATCAAAATGAAAAAAATCTACATGCTCGGATTCATTTGTGGTCTGTCTGCTTGTCAGTCTTCGTATCAAGAGATCCGACCGCAACCTCTACCAAAACTTGAATCGAAACATACGATTCCCAAAGTGATTCTGCAAGAAAAGCGTATCCCATCTTCGTATCTCCAGTGGGCAATGCAGGCTCAGCATCAACAGCAAATTCAAGCTTATAAAAACTTCTTGAAAGCCCAAGGGATTGATTCTTTTATTCCAGATTTTGAGTTTTTTCAAACAGCGAGAGATTGGCAAAAGTGTAATTACGCTGAATATGAAGTTCCACCCAGAGAACTCTGGAATAACAGCATTCCGACTTTAAAGATTCTGAAGCAATTGGTCGAACAAAAACGCATTGATCAGTTTACGGTGACATCTGTGTATCGAAACTATGCATTGAATCGGTGTGCAGGTGGGGCGGGTGGATCTAAACATGTGTTTAATGCCGCACTGGATTTTCGTATAGGTAGTGAGAATCCAGATTCAATTGAACAAATCCGTATCGAAAGTACCAAAAAGAAGCTTTGTGAATTCTGGATAGAGCAAGGTGAAGCATTAAATATGGGTTTAGGTGTGTATGCATCAGGACAAATCCATATCGATACAGCAGGCTATCGTACATGGGGAGTCGACCATCGGTACACTTCCTCACCTTGTATGAATAATTCTTTTAATAATAACAATGAGTAAATTGCAATGAAGCTAACGATCGCCCAACAAAATATTTTAGATATTTTAAAAACAGAAAATAAAGCCATGAGTGCTTATGAGTTATTGGAAAAGGCAAAACCTTATGGCTTTCAAGCGCCAATTCAAATCTATCGAATTCTGAAAAAACTGTCAGAACAGTGCCTGATCGTAAAACTAAATACCTTAAATATGTATGTGCTAGACCAAGCCGAAATTTCAGCGAGTTATCGGCTTTTTACTGTGTGTACCGAATGCCAAAGCGTGCAAAGTATCGACATTCCACAACTTAAAACCTGTGTGGAAAGCACCATCCAAGCCAAACAATTCAATCCAAGATACCCATATTTAGAAGTATTGGGTCAATGTTTCTCATGTCTTTCCAAACATGAAACTCAACATATTTAATCAGTGAGAACGCCAATGAATCATTCTTTAGCCACTCCAAGCAAACTTCCTGTGACCGTCCTATCTGGTTTTTTAGGTGCAGGAAAAACCACGTTGCTCAATCATATTTTGAACAATCGTGAAGGGCGAAAAATCGCCGTGATTGTCAATGATATGTCTGAAGTGAATATTGATGCGGCTTTAGTTCGTGAGGGCGGTGCTGAATTATCACGTACAGATGAAAAACTGGTGGAAATGAGCAATGGTTGTATTTGCTGCACCTTACGAGAGGATTTGTTGATTGAGGTACGTCGTTTGGCTGAAGACAATCGCTTTGATCAATTGGTGATTGAATCAACAGGGATTTCTGAACCGTTACCCGTTGCAGAAACATTTACCTTCGAAGATGAAAATGGTGTTTCACTAAGTGAATTTGCACGTTTAGATACCATGGTAACTGTAGTTGATGCTTATAATTTTTTAAAGGATTATAGTTCGCTGGATAGCCTAACTTCACGAGGTGAATCATTGGGGGAAGATGATGAACGCAATGTGGTGGATCTTTTAATCGACCAAATTGAGTTCTGTGATGTGATTGTATTAAATAAAGTTGATTTGATTAATCGTGAAGAAAAAGAAAAATTATTTGGCATTTTACATTCACTCAATCCAAGAGCGAAAATTGAAATTGCTGAATTTGGGCAAGTGAAGCTAGATAAAATTCTAAATACCAATTTGTTCGATTTCAATGAGGCGGCTCAAGCGCCTGGTTGGTTGAAAGAACTCAGAGGTGAGCATACACCTGAAACCGAAGAATATGGCATAGGTAGTTTTGTTTATCGAGCAAGAAAGCCTTTCCATCCACAACGTTTTTTTGATTTTGTAAATTCTGAATGGAAAGGTGTGATTCGTTCAAAAGGTTTCTTTTGGTTGGCTTGTAATCCAGAGTTTGCAGGGTCTTGGTCGCAAGCAGGTGCGATGGCTCGACATGGGGTAGCAGGGTATTGGTGGGCAGCCGTACCAGATGAACATTGGCCAGAAGATCAACATAGTCGTGATGCAATTGAAAGAAATTGGGATGATTTAACAGGTGATGCTCGACAAGAAATTGTTTTGATCGGTATGGATATGGATCAAGACGCACTAACGGCGCAGTTTGATGCTTGTTTATTAACAGATGACGAAATGGCACTTGGTGCAAAAGAATGGGAGCAGTTTGACAATCCATTTACGGGTTGGACAGATATGATTTTAAAGTAATTCGAGAAAATAAAGTTAAGCTCTAATTTACATTTCTATTTAAATTAGAGCTTCTTTTATGCTTTAGATCACATGTCTTAAATCTCGAGAAGTTTCCAGTAGTAATGGCAAAATGTGAGTAATTAAATAATCTTTGGTCGTTCGCATGGTTGGCGATACGATATTCAACGCTGCAACAACATCAG is drawn from Acinetobacter suaedae and contains these coding sequences:
- a CDS encoding D-Ala-D-Ala carboxypeptidase family metallohydrolase — its product is MKKIYMLGFICGLSACQSSYQEIRPQPLPKLESKHTIPKVILQEKRIPSSYLQWAMQAQHQQQIQAYKNFLKAQGIDSFIPDFEFFQTARDWQKCNYAEYEVPPRELWNNSIPTLKILKQLVEQKRIDQFTVTSVYRNYALNRCAGGAGGSKHVFNAALDFRIGSENPDSIEQIRIESTKKKLCEFWIEQGEALNMGLGVYASGQIHIDTAGYRTWGVDHRYTSSPCMNNSFNNNNE
- the hisI gene encoding phosphoribosyl-AMP cyclohydrolase, whose product is MVKHSIFEQMEHGFLGQKFDFEAVFEQIKWNQDGLVPAITQDQTSKDVLMMAWVNRDALIETLQTKQVCYWSRSRKCLWRKGESSGHRQYLTDARLDCDGDCLLFFVNQNGPACHTLRPTCFYLGLNTDQVTILTQPVI
- a CDS encoding gamma carbonic anhydrase family protein — its product is MLRKNPSGHLPVIDQSAYVDQTAIICGKVIVHANVFIGPYAVIRADETDEHGEMEPIIIGANSNIQDGVVIHSKAGAAVTIGENSSIAHRSIIHGPCEIGRHVFVGFNSVLFNCKVGDHSAIRHNAVVDGRDLPSHFYVPAMSYIHPKTDLSQYPPVDVAISEFSESVVSTNIELVKGYKALHNEF
- a CDS encoding transcriptional repressor, producing MKLTIAQQNILDILKTENKAMSAYELLEKAKPYGFQAPIQIYRILKKLSEQCLIVKLNTLNMYVLDQAEISASYRLFTVCTECQSVQSIDIPQLKTCVESTIQAKQFNPRYPYLEVLGQCFSCLSKHETQHI
- the zigA gene encoding zinc metallochaperone GTPase ZigA gives rise to the protein MNHSLATPSKLPVTVLSGFLGAGKTTLLNHILNNREGRKIAVIVNDMSEVNIDAALVREGGAELSRTDEKLVEMSNGCICCTLREDLLIEVRRLAEDNRFDQLVIESTGISEPLPVAETFTFEDENGVSLSEFARLDTMVTVVDAYNFLKDYSSLDSLTSRGESLGEDDERNVVDLLIDQIEFCDVIVLNKVDLINREEKEKLFGILHSLNPRAKIEIAEFGQVKLDKILNTNLFDFNEAAQAPGWLKELRGEHTPETEEYGIGSFVYRARKPFHPQRFFDFVNSEWKGVIRSKGFFWLACNPEFAGSWSQAGAMARHGVAGYWWAAVPDEHWPEDQHSRDAIERNWDDLTGDARQEIVLIGMDMDQDALTAQFDACLLTDDEMALGAKEWEQFDNPFTGWTDMILK
- the folE2 gene encoding GTP cyclohydrolase FolE2 encodes the protein MNLALPDISAESTLPKAYSHCLDWVGMEKIALPVRIENTLCQSQINAYVSLDDPLAKGIHMSRLYTRLLELSSIKNLNLIDLQSLLQDFLESHRDLSKHAKIEIHSELYIERPALISKLSGWKSYPFVLSCQLLDGQFLAELKVEIPYSSTCPCSAALARNIIQQRFESALNNQDIRLDQQEILDWLSSTDAIAATPHSQRSFAILNFRLDQNIQHIPLILFINQAEQALMTPVQTAVKRIDEQAFAIANGQNLMFCEDALRRLYGTFLNHKSIRGFNFKVIHAESLHAHDAVAQGSWQW